TTAATAAAGTgagaattaaaaattataatttttttgtggAGATCATATCCAATTTACCCATTTTCACATTAACAAAGAAATTTAACccgtttttaatttaattttttttatgaataattATATGTACACAcctaaaaatgaggtgtggtgaggtggagaaagagagaaataggaagaaacgagagagaaagtaaagattcgatagatgatttgatagatagagaaaagagaaatatatagaaatgaaagtgaaaaaaaagtcgagatgtgtatatatatcataactcattTTTTATACATCGTGGACGTTTTTGATTTAGATTAAACCTTGCCACCTCACCGAAATCAGACTTTATAGTTTATATATAATCTGTATTGACCTCCTTTGGGGTCCCTCTAATATGCACAAGTATTTTTcttgtgtaaccttacacaacCCGGTTTAACCCATTTTGGTGGGTGGGCCGGGTTTTTTATGtattattttaatgaaaaatataatttatgattttgaccaCCCCAAATGATCATAATATAGGTTAGATGACCCATTATCTTTCTCAATATTCACCTAGGACCcttaatttttgaaaattacATATAATTAGCCCAtcagcttcttcatcttcattcttcatctccttcatctttaTTCTTCAGCCGCCGTCCCACGCCGTCCCGCCGCCGTCTTCATTTCGATTGAGAAGGGAGATAGCGATCTTGAAGAGATTGAACCAGATCTGAGGAGAGTGAACAAGATCGTGACACTTCAACGTTTTTATGCCCAGATGAAGAAAGCTTCGATGCCAACCCCCATTGCGGTTCCGTCTCGTCACTCCGCATCTCGCCGCGCGCAGCACCTTCCTGTCGAGGAGCAAGTCGCGGTCGTGACTTCCGAGAGCCACCGTTCGAGCCGCCATCGTCTCTTTCTCATCCTCTTAGAACTCACACCCTCTAAGTCACCAGTCACACAGAGCTCATGAGGGTTAACAAGACAGGTTTCAGATCTGGAGGTGGTGGTGAACGATTTGGTGATGGAGGCCATGTTTACCCGGATTTATTCCTCAACCGCTGAGGCAAGTCTTGGGTTCCCCTTTTTGAATCTGGTTTGTTCAATTCTTCATCCACTCAACAAACAATTTCTCGATTTGATGGAGGTCATATTTACCCAGATCTATTCTGCTGGTGGTGGTGACTGATTTGGCGATTCAAATTTTCAACAATTTTGCACGTTGGTGATTTGATTAGAATGGGATTTAATTGGGtctttttttgaaacaatttaATTGGGTCTGAACATGATTATAATTTGAATAAATGTTGTATATCTGATATTCTGCTCTACGTTGGGATGAGTATTGCGGCAGTAACATCTATGTATTTTTGCTGTCAAAGATGAAAGGATCGACTTGGGGCGAGGATGCTTTCTTTTCCTGTTGTTGTATCTGTTATCTGTTCTCTACTTTCAATTCTTTGATTATCTTTCTAAGCTTTTATAAGCCTTTGTTTAAGCAATTGATAATCTGAGGATAATGGGTCATCTAACCTATATTTGATAATTTGGGGGCAAAATAATAAATTgcatttttcaattaaattataataaagaaAAACCGGTTCACCCACCACAATTGGTTAAACCGGCTTGTGTAAAGATGCACAACGGAAAAAACTTATGCTCTAATATCAGGGGATCCCCTCCTTTGTCTCTTACTTTTTATTATTGTTGTTCTCTctcttaataaaataaaatatatgtgTCAGAACATTATTATAATGATATCACCAAAATGACTGTCAGCTTTTGATTGTTTCTCTATCGTGCAAAGGACAAGACTATATTGTTCAAAAGAAATTATGATTCTTGTTCTttcttaataaaataaaatatgtgtgTAAGAAGATAATGATATCACCAAAATGACTGACAGTTTTTTATTGTTTCTCTATCGGGCAAATGACAGGCCTATACAGGCTATACTGTTAAAAAAAGGACAGCCTATAAAAGTAATTATTTTACCTTTCCTAATaccataaacaaaaacaaattgttACATGAAAGGGTGGTCAGCAATAAGAGTTGTCAATACATGTCACCCCAACTCATTTGGGTCAGCTCGTACCAATTGGGTTGAAAACAGGTTGAGTAAGGTCAATATGAGATCTTGACGACTCAAGAAAATATGAATTCAATCCGGCTCCTACGAGCTTGTGGGTTGGCAGACTAGCTTGCAGGTTGAGtggaataaatataaaaaatttagaaaatggAGATATTGgattagaaaatgtttaaaatgttataaaaaaataatttcaaaaatacttaCGGAAATTGGTATCAACTTAATTATAAGCAAAATGTTTATCAACGCAATTATTTTTTTGTCACATTTTTTATAAGCTTGTCACATTTGAAACatagtaaaaaaatttaatttacatGATTTATTAACATAATTATATTACTGTCACATTTgaaatgagataaataatattttaacaataaataaaacacaaaattacatatcaaattaaagaaatgagaatttccatatttttctatctaaaaataATCCATAAAATTAACCTTGAATTAagacaaaataatatttttttagtgaAAAACAACTCTAACATGCGGGTTGATGCTTCCAACCTGCGGGTTAAACGAGTCAGTTGCACTAACTCATGTTCTTTTTGAGCTGAAATTTTACCACCTCAATCCGGCTCATTTAGCCAACCCGTCAAGCTGCCCCATGGATTATAATCCATATTGACAGCTTTATCGGCAATGGAGGATAAACGAGTATTTTAGCAGTATCTTATACTCTCTCCGTTCTTATACAACTGACACTTTAAGATTGTTGTGCAAttattaagaaataacaattaatgttcttattttattaaaattattatctaaCTTCGtattataccctttatctctcttattaattctcgcttttcaatttttctaccaCTAATAATTGAAGGGTACAATTTGTAAAGTATGCCTTCTTGAAATTGTAACTATGACAAATAAACACGAACAAAATAAAGCTCAAAATAGTGGCAATTATATCGGAATAGAGGGAGTATATTTTACTCATTCATCCTTTATTATAAGATCTTGTTCAAAATATTACGCTTATGAATAAAATATGTAATAAAACtatttaatgttttaatttaaaaaaatacgaAGCAATCTTCTATATTTacctttattaaaattatttatttaaagttTATCTTTTAAAAGTTTCTCTCTAAAATTAACAAACTTTTAAAGGAGTTGTTTAAATAACTCATGATAAATTtttggttaaataactcatcgttCAAtgacattgaagataagtgagttagaCTTTCTATATGTTATTTATTAAGAATCATATTGATCCATTGGGTTGTGAGTTAATAACCCACACatgtcatttagacaacctcacTTTTAAATTATAACCTTAAAAAACAATTAAGCATGAATAGTGGCTGGTAGATgagtttttgaaattaaaaaattaataatacaaGGGTAAATATGGAACATTATAATGTTATGTTTTGAAATTTAACAAAAAGGTCTTATATTAAGGGATGTAGAGTATCTCACTAAAGGGTCTTATAATAGGGGATAAATGGTGTAGTTTTTTGACTATTGAAGTAAGTTTAGATGTCACTACAGAAAACTTAAGAATAAGGTTTGATGTTTTTTTAAGCAATCATATCTTatgattaaaataaatattaatttttctcTTGGATTAACTATTCATTGACTCTAGGGATCAGTGACTTCGCATGGGTTTGAAAGTTGTGAGTTCCAAAAAGGCTACGGGTTTTCCTTTGGTTGGCCCTTTATAATGCTCTTTCGGTTAATGCAAACCGGTTCCGTTGTCACCTTGCAACTTCAGTGTCTTGTGGGTTGTGCTCCCATGATATGGAGGACGAGCTTTACATGTTGAGGGACTGCCCCCATTCGAGTGCGGTGTGGGACTGTCTGAGTGCTCAGAGCTGGGTGAATTTCAGAAATAAAGGGTGTGGATTGGATTGTGCGGCAAGTATTTGGTTAGCATGACTTCCAATTTATTGTCGGCTTGTAGGGTGTGTGGTGGTTGAGGGGCAATATGGTCTTGGATGAGCAGGCATGGATGCCCAAGATGACAGTATATAGGTTTGGGCATGACCACGATGAGTTTTTGCGGTATCTGCAGGGCCAATCAGATTACAATAGTGTTGTGCTTCTTGGGGGGTCCGTGGAGGCCTCCGCGAGTGAACTTCATTATGGTGAGCGTTGATGACAATTTTAGGAGGAATGCGAGTTATATAGGGGGTGAACTTCAGTTGTAGGTTCATGTACAAATTAAAACTCTTTAGCTCAtatgaattaaatttattaattttttaataaagatTGTCAACACTTATTGGGCGTAGGCATACATccaataaaaagagaaaaaaaaaagtgagacaTGATATGATTGGAAAAGAAATATAGAGAATAATAATATGTCTATAAAATGTACTGTCATTACTGTAAAACTCTCCATTGAAGTGATGAAAAGCTAGTCTTCAACCACTTTCAATATCGCATTTATATACCTTTCAACCACTAAAACCATGCATGCATCTAAAACTTCGTGGGTCTTGGCTAAGAGTGTGATGCATATACATATTATGTAAGAAAATCATCTACTTTCAGCATAGAGAGCCACACTAAATATCTTGAGTCGACATATGATGGCCATGATCGAATGCATTGCTGCATTTGCAGTCCttctcttcttcattttcatccacATTTGGAGACGCAATCGAGGTGTTCTACTTCCAAATTGGCCAATACTTGGTATGCTACCAGCAATATGGCGTAATATGTCAGATTTCAATAATTTTGCAACTCTGATCTTGAAAGATAATGGAGGCACTGCAAGGTTTCAAGGACCATGGCTCACAGACACAAACTTTATCTTCACCAGCGATCCCATGAATGTCAACCACATCACAAGCAAGAATTTTGGCAACTACGGGAAAGGACCCAATTTCCATGACATCTTTGAAATTCTTGGAATTGGTATTGTTAATTCAGATTCTCATGATTGGAAACAGCAGAGGGCAATGCTTCACTCAATGTTCCAAAAGAAAAGCTTTGAGATCTTGCTTCAACAAACCATTGAGAAGAAGGTGCAGAATTGCTTACTACCAATTCTAACTCAAATATCCAAAGTAGGAGCCACTGTAGACTTGCAAGATATCTTTGAGAGGTTCACCTTTGACACCACCAGCACCACTCTATTTGGATTTGATCCTCATTGCCTCCCTAGCAGGTTCGATGAGCTCTCAGAGATTGCTTGTGAAAAATCTTTGCCTATTCTGGAAGATGCAATATTCTTCAGGCACCTCACTCCAACATTTATATGGAAGCTGCAAAAATGGCTACAAATTGGTGTAGAGAGAAATTTCAATGTAGCTCAAAAAAAATTTGACCAATTCTTGCATCAATGTGTAGCGTATTCCAAACGTGAAGATCAGCAGAGTGAAGGAGTAGTGGAGGAATCAAACTTTCACTTGCTAAAATCTCTAATGAAGGAAGGAAGTGGAAATGGGAAAGTGATGAGTGACAAGTTTCTTAAAGACACTGCTTTCAACCTCTTGGCTGCAGGAAATGGCACAATCGCTGCAGGTCTCAGTTGGCTATTCTGGCTTGTCTCAACTCATCCAATTGTGGAAGGTAAAATTATTCAAGAGATCAAAGATAATTGTCTAATCCAAGAAGGTAATTTTCTCGATCTTGATAAGCTAGTTTACCTCCATGGAGCTGTATGTGAAGCCTTGAGGCTTTTTCCTCCTATACCTTTTGAGCACAAGTGTGCCGTCAATCATGACACGCTCCCAAGTGGACACCAAGTTAGTGCAAATATGAAGATATTGTACTTGTTGTATCCAATGGCAAGGATGGAACATATATGGGGAGATGACTGCTTGGAATTTAAGCCTGAGAGATGGATATCTGATAATGGTCGCAATATACACATGCCATCTTACAAGTTCATAACTTTCAATGGAGGACCTAGAAGTTGTTTGGGAAAGGGCTTTAGTTTCATTATGTTGAAGATGGTTGCAGCTGCTATAATACCCAAATTTCACATACAAGTCATTGAAGGTCATCCTATAACCCCGAGGCTTTCTGTAGTTATGGGCATGAAATATGGATTGAAGGTCCAACTTACTAAAAGATGCATTTGATTGAAGCTTCAAGCTTTGTGATTTTCCAAAAGATTTGTGTTGTATGTTGTGATCTCTCTTGAAGTGTACCTTTGAAATTCCAAGTTAATTACTTGAATATGTCTTTTGAAGTGTGTTCTGTTGTATGTCTTTTGATTAGGTGTGTGTCTGCAGTTTCTAAATTATGGagctttgttttttattttcaagcGTATTTAAATTCAAGTAACATCAATAAAAGATTTACTCTTTTTggcaattattttttattttctctcatcTTCATTTCTTATGCTATCTTTCTACTTCACCTACAACCAAAACTATCAGTTGGTATCCAGAGCCCCTCTTCTCACAAAACTGTGAAAATGGATGTTGAATCAACttttcttagagcatctccaatagtGAGATCTTATTATGGGACTTAACTCATTTTTTGTGGGCTCAGACTGCCACATaagatttaagacactcataagattccaatgcacatttcactctagtggttgagatcttattttatttttgaccgGATCCACGatacccaatatatttatattatttatttctcttaCTATTTTTAACTTTGGTTCTGGTATTGaaaggagagaaaaaaatattattttatttaagatcccgGATTTGAGAGTActgagctaaggcacggatcttagcttttgTTAAGATTTTATATCATGtaggatagctccaatggtgggatctaataaaatccggatcttattttaagaccCCAAATTAAGGACTCCGTTATAAGTTGCACCTcagtttgacaaaaaaaaactactgtTTGGCAAAATAGAGATTTTGAATCTTAAAAAACTACAGATTTTGAATCTTTGGGAAGCTGTAGACTGAAATCACCATGACTCTGATCAAGATACATAGGagaaaaaacccagaaaacaaAAGCAAAATCATGCATTTTTAGTAGTGTATGGCTTCACCAGAACAGAACAGGTGAATGGTGAATTCTTTTTCATTAATATTGCTGGTAGAATAAAATTGGTCAAAGTTGTGCTATGTTGAGAATTGAAACTTTCCCGCCTTCACGTTATTTTTGGCACTATTAATTTTCTTCTGCTCTGTACTTCGTTGTACAGCCCCAAGAGAGAGAGATCTTATAATTTATTAATGGCGGTAGGAGGTGAAGACTGGCGAAAAAGGAAACAGAGCTATCATGAGGTTGACGTTGCATGAAAAAAGTGGAGAATCAGGACAAGGGACCAAGGGAAATTGGAATGCTTAAAGGGTAGAGAGAGTGTAAGGACATTTACACAAATGATGCATTTTCAAAAGATATTTTACCAAGCAACACAAAGAAGGACTAGAGCATACACAACAGCATCTTGGGGGAGATATGGGGATGAGACCGGGAGTAAGATATAAGAAATATCAACGCCCCATCTTAGGTAATAGATTTATGATTATATTTCTTATAAAATCATTTTCTCACCCATATTTAACTATCGTGAGACTTTAACTCACATTTGAACTCTCAACACATTTGTCCCCAATTAATTCCCACCGGCCCCTATTAGACCATCCATAATggttaaataaaaaatgttttgtttaaccTTTTTCtactccactttttctcttctcaacactccacatcatcttctctctccaattcaacaaactttcaacaattacccactccaatggttttgtttaactctcaacaccctaccccaccactcaccactcaccctaccccaccacttttttatttcacatttttatttaattttatatttttgtttttataattacataaaattacaattatcgatttaaattaaattaaaacaataaacacttaacgattttattttttttaaatatagactttttttaaaaaaaaatatagactataattttttttttcttaacttaaaacgcaagacaacaaactaagcatacaagaatttattttattttcttaaaataaaatgcaagacaacaaactaagcacacaatatcttaaaatgcaagacaaggaaaaactaagcacacaacacacaaataacgtaaatagtacgatacaaatcatcttcaatcctgagacattccaaactttgcccagatgtgcttcactagatctgcttgcagttcatgatgaacatttgaatcacgcaactcggatctagcacgcacatgatttgcaaaagcgggtaaaacctcggtcgagtatggttgctgtgtactagatccaccttccccagattgctcaaaatcggtccaacgttgagcatatgtatctcgttcatcctcgacaatcatattatgtaatatgatgcatgacctcataatgatactcaagtcatctatgtcccacaagcgagctggttcacggatgattttaaaacgagcttgaagaactccaaatgcacgttcgatgtccttccgacatccctcctgtacttttgcaaataacttatcgggttcactttgaggaagtctaatcgttttgacgaaagttggataagaaggatagataccatcggctagatagtatgccatattatagggacgttgattcacaacgaaattcacagctggagtctttccctgttccacgtcttcaaacactggtgaccgatctagaacgtttatgtcgttcaacgttccaggacatccaaaaaaggcatgccagatccataggtcataagttgcaactgcttcaagaataactgttgtggttcccttatcccctctagtaaattgaccttcccatgctttaggacaatttttccactcccagtgcatgcagtcaatactcccgatcatgcctgggaacccccgcatgtCATTAGCATGTAATATCCTTTGCAGGTcttcttgggttggtgctctcaggtactgttgctcatacaatcgtatgattcctttacagaatctacgtaaacactccaatgttgtagtacctccaattttgatgtactcatcgaccgcatctgctgccacaccatatgctaacattcgcattgctgtggtacattttgctaagggtgatataccttgtttattggctgcatcaacgtgttgggtgaagtagttatcactacttgaaaggtcatcaacgattcgaaggaaaagatgcttttgcatccggtaccgacgacgaaacattgcatcgtcatatgtaggctcattggcaaagtagtcgccaATTAGCATCTGGTTTGCCGCTGTATGATCTCTACCGAGATATTTTCTACTACGAGGTGCAGCATCTTCTCGAATTTTTCTTCGACGCTCTCTAAATCGGTTGagtacataagcttcttcaatttgactattttgaatgtatgctgcaagatcaaaaggacactcagatggatccattttttgtgaaatttgaagtagattggaagagatttgggatattggtacatcaatggagctatgagtccatataagtaggtacattgaatggtggttgagtgccggatttgaaataagttatcaactagagttaattatcggaaaaggacaagattcgaattgagtggtacatattcaaacacagttacccgagaatcataaaagccaaacactactgacctaacaccacggacaaattattaaagcaaacactacagacttgacaccactggtggatttgaaataagttatcaaccagagttaattatcggaaaaagacaagattcgaattgagtggcacatattcaaacacagttacccgagaatcataaaagccaaacactactgacctaacaccacgggcaaattattaaagcaaacactacagacttgacaccactggtggatttgaaataagttatcaaccagagttaattatcggaaaaggacaagattcgaattgagtggcacatattcaaacacagttacccgagaatcataaaagccaaacactactgacctaacaccacgggcaaattattaaagcaaacactacagacttgacaccactggtggatttgaaataagttatcaaccagagttaattatcggaaaaggacaagattcgaattgagtggcacatattcaaacacagttacccgagaatcataaaagccaaacactactgacctaacaccacgggcaaattattaaagcaaacactacagacttgacaccactggtggatttgaaataagttatcaaccagagttaattatcggaaaaggacaagattcgaattgagtggcacatattcaaacacagttacccgagaatcataaaagccaaacactactgacctaacaccacgggcaaattattaaagcagacactacagacttgacaccactggtggatttgaaataagttatcggaaaaggacaagattcgaattgaatggtacatattcaaacacagttacccatacattaaagcaaacattacatagctgtcaccacttgaaaattattaaagcaaacattaaagcaaacactacagacttcacaccactgacaagtttgaccgattacagacaaagactcgcttgaaattaatttccaaatagctctttggacaactgctctaacaactctttcttacggtcactgagatgctcttccgaagttagctttagatacatactaactttcttagcattagtcttctctttcatcgcattagtcttctctttcatcaattCGTTAGTCTCTGCTTGCGCCGATGCTAtcttttccaatttttcaagctctttctccttgaaatggatataagaatcccactctttgtccaccacctcgtcggcatcttctctaattttctttttactctttttttttgctgcctccctacccattggacgaggaattgatcctatagagtttgagccacttgcatcactgtcgtgtgatctcttagatccactacttctcgagccactatttcctcctacctgactacaaaaacgtggttg
This is a stretch of genomic DNA from Lotus japonicus ecotype B-129 chromosome 1, LjGifu_v1.2. It encodes these proteins:
- the LOC130732166 gene encoding alkane hydroxylase MAH1-like — its product is MMAMIECIAAFAVLLFFIFIHIWRRNRGVLLPNWPILGMLPAIWRNMSDFNNFATLILKDNGGTARFQGPWLTDTNFIFTSDPMNVNHITSKNFGNYGKGPNFHDIFEILGIGIVNSDSHDWKQQRAMLHSMFQKKSFEILLQQTIEKKVQNCLLPILTQISKVGATVDLQDIFERFTFDTTSTTLFGFDPHCLPSRFDELSEIACEKSLPILEDAIFFRHLTPTFIWKLQKWLQIGVERNFNVAQKKFDQFLHQCVAYSKREDQQSEGVVEESNFHLLKSLMKEGSGNGKVMSDKFLKDTAFNLLAAGNGTIAAGLSWLFWLVSTHPIVEGKIIQEIKDNCLIQEGNFLDLDKLVYLHGAVCEALRLFPPIPFEHKCAVNHDTLPSGHQVSANMKILYLLYPMARMEHIWGDDCLEFKPERWISDNGRNIHMPSYKFITFNGGPRSCLGKGFSFIMLKMVAAAIIPKFHIQVIEGHPITPRLSVVMGMKYGLKVQLTKRCI